One Oryza glaberrima chromosome 11, OglaRS2, whole genome shotgun sequence genomic region harbors:
- the LOC127753694 gene encoding probable F-box protein At4g22165 yields MELPQDVLMSIFATLEVPDLVRAGSVCSSWRSAYTSICSLGHCKPQQTPCLLYTFDSDGTKSTGLYSLVEKKAYVLPLQDLPNRHIIGSCYGWIVTADERSELHLVNPITGEQIALPSVTTIKQVKPIYDDDVAAAKRYKYLWHTGEVTVSDSSSILYYKAFVSCDPSMGGGYTVVLIHNPYCQLSFARAGDDKWTWLPPYSDYEDCFFKDGLLYAATLLGEIHMFDLTDPNVAPKIVMGKVKDFLYENIYIVEASCGNLLQIWRSNDLPKGDAPEGDEDDDDHSFDPESEFDSQSYVHDTNTIKVHKVSLTEGKIVEISSLDENLLFLGHGQTLCLHAEEYLQLKANHVYFTDNNELYLFEYKDNHRDIGVLDLENFRREEIVSPQIWSNWPPPIWLIPNPRRMKLASH; encoded by the coding sequence ATGGAGCTTCCACAGGATGTTTTGATGAGCATATTTGCCACCTTGGAGGTCCCTGACCTCGTCCGGGCTGGTTCCGTCTGCTCCTCTTGGCGATCCGCGTACACAAGCATATGCAGCCTTGGACATTGCAAGCCACAGCAGACACCATGCTTGCTGTACACATTTGATTCTGACGGCACCAAGTCGACGGGCCTCTACAGCCTCGTGGAGAAGAAGGCTTACGTTTTGCCGCTCCAGGATCTACCTAATAGGCATATCATAGGGTCCTGCTATGGCTGGATTGTCACCGCCGATGAGAGATCAGAGTTGCACCTTGTCAATCCCATCACTGGCGAGCAGATAGCCCTGCCATCGGTCACCACCATTAAGCAGGTGAAGCCCATCTATGACGACGATGTTGCTGCTGCCAAAAGGTACAAATACTTGTGGCACACGGGAGAGGTCACGGTTTCCGACTCGTCCTCGATCCTCTATTACAAGGCATTTGTGTCTTGTGATCCATCCATGGGAGGAGGATATACTGTGGTGCTCATCCACAATCCGTATTGCCAGCTCTCGTTCGCAAGGGCTGGTGATGATAAGTGGACATGGCTGCCCCCGTATTCCGACTATGAGGactgtttttttaaagatgggTTGCTCTATGCTGCGACTTTGTTAGGAGAAATACACATGTTTGATCTTACCGACCCAAATGTTGCGCCAAAGATAGTTATGGGTAAGGTGAAGGACTTTCTGTATGAGAATATTTATATCGTTGAAGCTTCGTGCGGTAACCTACTGCAAATTTGGCGGTCCAATGATCTACCGAAGGGGGATGCACCGGAGGgggatgaagatgatgatgatcactCGTTTGATCCAGAATCTGAGTTCGACTCTCAGTCCTATGTGCATGATACTAACACGATCAAGGTACATAAAGTGAGTTTGACAGAAGGAAAGATTGTGGAAATAAGTAGCTTGGACGAGAACTTGTTGTTTCTTGGGCACGGCCAAACGCTTTGCCTCCACGCTGAAGAGTACCTGCAGCTGAAGGCAAATCATGTTTACTTCACTGATAATAACGAACTGTATCTTTTTGAATACAAGGACAACCATCGTGATATTGGAGTGTTGGACTTGGAAAATTTCCGCCGTGAAGAAATTGTGTCCCCGCAGATTTGGTCCAACTGGCCACCCCCTATTTGGCTGATTCCGAATCCCAGGAGGATGAAATTGGCATCGCATTAG
- the LOC127755393 gene encoding putative H/ACA ribonucleoprotein complex subunit 1-like protein 1 — translation MRPPRGGGGGRFGGGGGGRFGGGGGRGGRFGGGGRGGRGGGGGFRDEGPPAEVVEVSTFMHACEGDAVTKLTNEKVPYFNAPIYLQNKTQIGKVDEIFGPINESLFSIKMLEGIIATSYSEGDKFYIDPMKLLPLSRFLPQPKGQSQGGGRGGGRGGGGRGGGRGRGGGGFRGRGAPRGRGGPRGGGRGFRGRGRF, via the exons ATGCGGCCaccgaggggcggcggcggcgggcgcttcggaggcggaggcggcgggcgcttcggaggcggcggcggcaggggcggccgcttcggtggcggcggcagggggggccgcggcggcggcggcgggttccgCGACGAGGGCCCCCCGGCCGAGGTTGTCG AGGTGTCGACGTTCATGCACGCGTGCGAGGGGGACGCGGTGACGAAGCTGACGAACGAGAAGGTGCCCTACTTCAACGCGCCCATCTACCTCCAGAACAAGACCCAGATCGGCAAGGTCGACGAGATCTTCGGCCCCATCAACGAATCC CTTTTCTCCATTAAGATGCTGGAGGGGATCATTGCAACTTCATACAGTGAAGGCGATAAGTTCTACATCGACCCCATGAAACTTCTGCCTCTCTCACGCTTCTTGCCACAGCCAAA GGGCCAAAGTCAAGGAGGGGGCAGAGGTGGTggccgtggcggtggtggaagaggtggtggccgtggccgtggtggtggtggcttccGTGGAAGAGGTGCACCAAGGGGACGTGGTGGACCTAGGGGTGGAGGTCGTGGTTTCAGAGGGCGAGGCAGATTCTAG
- the LOC127755361 gene encoding formin-like protein 3: protein MKSAATSKPKPRPKPPPPPPEASSKASSSSSSAADPNSKRSGPTPTPTPAAAANPTNSANPNSAPLLPSPHPRIPSPHHHLPPPQPQQQQPPPLPPSRPLLTVAAVEAAMASIPPPPQYGLESLDRRNVVLSDGTVRTYFALPLEPPPQLRQPLPLPLPPFPARQLGPPVGLPPPTAERWAPMRPPAALLPMPAPKRKWEGQANGSVPGESSGRQQQQKPEEKRVAKQVKVETPDVDAKQLKSSFLKMVKLMNENAEQKKNYRANGKISQLKCTVCGRDSIDLHSLLNHSYYAKSAELRADHLGLHKALCVLMGWNYSVDPVHKKAYQTLSTVDAEANQGDLILWPPTVIIENTYKSKNDGQKDGMSNKEMEGKLREMGFAGASVKPLSGKDGQRSMLVKFASSLAGLNEAERLAQSLEKQGHGRAEWYRVRSVPPGADGGSNPLLVKVGAKGERTWVLYGYLATAWDLDALDLESKQNAVIKSRKELDLSE, encoded by the exons ATGAaatccgccgccacctccaagCCCAAGCCGCGGCCcaagcctccgccgccgccgccggaggcttCCTCcaaggcctcctcctcctcctcctccgccgccgatccCAACTCCAAGCGCTCcggccccacccccacccccacccccgccgccgccgctaacCCCACGAACAGCGCTAACCCCAACTCCGCcccgctcctcccctccccgcacCCGCGCATCCCCTcgccgcaccaccacctcccgccgccgcagccgcagcagcagcagcctccgccgctgccaccgtctCGGCCGCtgctgacggtggcggcggtggaggcggccatggcgtccATCCCGCCCCCGCCGCAGTACGGCCTCGAGAGCCTCGACCGGCGGAACGTGGTGCTCTCCGACGGCACCGTGCGCACCTACTTCGCGCTCCCgctcgagccgccgccgcagctccggcagcctctgccgctgccgctgccgccgttccCCGCGCGCCAGCTTGGCCCTCCGGTCGGTCTCCCGCCACCTACCGCCGAGAGATGGGCCCCGATGCGGCCGCCCGCGGCCTTGCTGCCAATGCCGGCGCCCAAGCGGAAGTGGGAGGGTCAGGCCAATGGTAGTGTCCCCGGGGAGTCCTCGGGtcgccagcagcagcagaagccgGAGGAGAAGCGCGTCGCGAAGCAGGTGAAGGTGGAGACGCCAGACGTGGATGCGAAGCAGCTGAAGAGCTCCTTCCTTAAGATGGTTAAATTAATGAACGAGAATGCGGAGCAGAAGAAGAATTACAGGGCCAACGGGAAGATTTCGCAGCTGAAATGCACCGTGTGTGGAAG GGATTCCATAGATTTGCATTCACTCCTCAATCATTCATACTATGCGAAGAGTGCAGAGCTTCGTGCTGATCATCTTGGGTTGCACAAAGCTTTGTGTGTTCTTATGGGTTGGAATTACTCCGTAGATCCTGTGCACAAAAAGGCTTACCAAACATTATCTACTGTTGATGCTGAAGCCAATCAAGGAGATCTTATTTTATGGCCACCAACAGTCATAATTGAGAACACATACAAGTCAAAGAATGATGGACAAAAGGATGGCATGAGTAATAAAGAGATGGAGGGCAAGCTCAGAG AAATGGGCTTTGCTGGTGCAAGCGTGAAGCCACTCTCTGGAAAGGATGGACAGAGATCCATGCTGGTGAAATTTGCTAGTAGCCTCGCTGGTCTCAACGAGGCCGAGAGGCTTGCTCAGTCCTTGGAGAAACAAGGCCATGGACGCGCTGAATGGTATCGCGTCCGTAGTGTTCCCCCTGGTGCTGATGGGGGCAGCAACCCGCTGCTTGTGAAAGTGGGCGCGAAGGGGGAACGGACATGGGTCCTATATGGCTACTTGGCGACCGCATGGGACCTGGATGCACTCGACCTGGAATCGAAGCAAAATGCTGTAATAAAGAGCAGAAAAGAGCTCGATTTGTCAGAATAG
- the LOC127755392 gene encoding putative pumilio homolog 8, chloroplastic produces the protein MEDSQGGQDCSKFGGFVDKNSGASSSGAPDIELQNMCGTSVARTASLSTGRASPSQFAPTVGRYHRAAGSCQSDILPDEQSLASAFDMALSFKNNPVDYPSNPCNVVPTNGLYVSGPMRATSVQSFDPLLVQDESMRPQFGAGHGKLKTDEFTVDQQEQAHMLSQYFGNWPQNYGMNNMGGVASTLYKPSASLYQQPFYMDEQSQMYAPYQQIPSNFLLQHDMDVQNHSSMQPHYVYPQMQHAAGSNVRSNQQAAACTSARGRSTYGHQLLLDGAVFHNGNNQMNSLYMDGFPGMYTDSSFDSGDFHRLLEAEKFAHPYELNSSSKGFLQPQIQDDLSTMKMLMNSAGVNRVRAIKFPPTVNGYSGVGRRTNGYGHNHLDVKSDETLHLNGLNSQFMSLKSEYDLAMKSTQLNYGSVDEVAGRIYMLAKDQNGCRFLQKVFTEGTKEDFEKVLAEIIDHFGELMIDPFGNYLVQKLLEECSDDQRTRIICEITRVPGELITVACNMHGTRTVQKVIDTINTPEQISKVVSALSPGAMRLMTDTNGSHVAQRCLKKLLPEYKAFLLDVAALRFLRLAKDQHGCCIIQKCIEHSNDEQKYNLLCKITSSALSLSEDQYGNYVIQFVVNLGIEWATSKIVKELKGHFGYLSMQKCGSHVVENCLKQASELDREMIIHELMADPKLPHIMADPFGNFVIQTALKECKGELHSSFVEAIRPHAPALQNDVYAKRVLSKTYLKNKQYRLGIF, from the exons ATGGAGGATTCACAGGGTGGTCAGGATTGTTCCAAGtttgggggttttgttgacaAGAATTCCGGTGCTTCATCGAGTGGTGCTCCTGACATTGAGCTTCAGAACATGTGTGGTACTTCTGTGGCAAGGACTGCTTCTTTGAGCACGGGAAGGGCATCGCCTTCTCAATTCGCACCGACTGTTGGAAGATATCATCGTGCTGCCGGCTCCTGCCAAAGTGATATTCTACCTGATGAGCAGTCTCTTGCATCAGCTTTTGACATGGCTCTGAGTTTCAAAAATAACCCGGTTGATTATCCTTCCAATCCCTGCAATGTTGTGCCAACTAATGGACTATATGTATCAGGCCCTATGAGGGCTACTTCAGTTCAGAGCTTTGATCCACTGCTTGTTCAGGATGAATCCATGCGTCCACAGTTTGGTGCTGGACATGGCAAGCTAAAGACTGATGAGTTCACTGTTGACCAACAAGAACAAGCACACATGCTCTCACAGTACTTTGGGAATTGGCCACAGAACTATGGGATGAATAATATGGGTGGAGTTGCCAGTACTCTATACAAGCCATCAGCTTCACTCTACCAGCAACCATTTTATATGGATGAGCAATCTCAAATGTATGCACCTTATCAGCAGATTCCTTCAAACTTCTTGTTGCAGCATGATATGGATGTACAGAACCACTCTTCTATGCAACCACACTATGTTTATCCACAAATGCAACATGCTGCTGGGTCAAATGTTAGGAGCAATCAACAGGCTGCAGCTTGCACTTCTGCAAGGGGCAGATCAACATATGGACATCAACTGTTGCTGGATGGTGCTGTTTTTCATAACGGAAATAACCAGATGAACAGTTTGTATATGGATGGTTTTCCTGGTATGTATACTGACAGTTCATTTGACTCTGGTGATTTTCACCGTCTGCTGGAAGCTGAAAAGTTTGCCCATCCGTATGAACTAAACTCTTCATCCAAAGGTTTCTTGCAACCTCAAATCCAAGATGATCTCAGCACAATGAAGATGCTGATGAATTCTGCTGGGGTAAATAGAGTAAGAGCTATCAAGTTCCCTCCTACAGTAAATGGCTATAGTGGTGTGGGTCGAAGAACCAATGGTTATGGCCATAACCATCTGGATGTTAAAAGTGATGAAACCTTGCACCTCAACGGGTTGAATTCCCAGTTTATGTCCTTAAAATCTGAGTATGATTTGGCGATGAAATCAACACAGCTGAATTATGGTTCAGTTGATGAAGTTGCTGGAAGGATTTATATGTTAGCGAAGGATCAAAACGGCTGCCGCTTTCTGCAAAAAGTATTCACTGAAGGCACCAAAGAGGACTTCGAAAAAGTCTTAGCTGAAATTATTGATCATTTTGGAGAACTTATGATTGATCCATTCGGCAATTATTTGGTTCAGAAGTTGCTTGAAGAGTGCAGTGATGATCAGAGGACGCGTATAATTTGTGAAATTACCAGAGTGCCTGGAGAGCTTATTACAGTTGCTTGCAACATGCATGG gACTCGCACAGTTCAAAAGGTCATAGATACAATAAATACTCCGGAACAAATTTCGAAGGTTGTATCTGCATTGAGTCCTGGAGCAATGCGTTTGATGACAGATACTAATGGAAGTCATGTTGCACAACGGTGCTTGAAGAAATTGTTACCTGAGTATAAAGCG TTCCTTCTTGATGTTGCCGCATTGCGTTTTCTTAGATTAGCAAAAGATCAACATGGCTGTTGTATCATTCAAAAGTGTATTGAACATTCAAATGATGAGCAGAAGTACAACTTGTTGTGCAAGATCACATCCAGTGCCCTTAGCCTTTCAGAGGATCAGTATGG aaACTATGTCATTCAGTTTGTTGTCAACCTAGGAATTGAATGGGCCACAAGCAAAATAGTAAAAGAACTAAAGGGTCACTTTGGATATCTATCAATGCAGAAGTGTGGTAGCCATGTCGTCGAAAATTGTCTGAAGCAAGCATCGGAGCTCGACCGGGAAATGATTATCCACGAACTTATGGCTGATCCCAAGTTACCGCATATCATGGCAGATCCATTTGGGAATTTTGTGATTCAAACAGCACTTAAAGAGTGCAAG GGTGAACTACATAGCTCCTTTGTCGAAGCTATTAGGCCGCATGCTCCTGCGCTGCAGAACGATGTGTATGCGAAAAGGGTTTTATCGAAGACATATTTGAAGAACAAGCAATACCGACTTGGCATTTTTTAG
- the LOC127753848 gene encoding protein SINE1-like, with the protein MGRSLSPLLRQELDNLDKDADSRRNAMKALKSYAKHLDSKSIPHFLAEVSDNKAAPGLPSGEFTISLYEVLARVHGRNIVPQVGNIMSTIMCTLSSSGGSFPLHQACSKVVPAIARYGIDPSTPDEEKAGIIASLCKPLCGALMGNQDGAASGAALCLKALVESSNWRFAASETVNEVCLKVAGAMHDKSTQSNAHMALAMALVKHNGLIAEAYARSLVRSALQILDGDTAESSSQKRLSAIQMINFFMKFVDPRSISSELSKVVDIMEQCQNDRMPFVRGAAFEASQTAKSIAAQKGSRHEVSTSPMVGSNFQRRREKSPCRSLWNAKGMAASPVQFQSPESHVVDSSIMCESTITESPVSIGQSSCNFDQNRRTNRRLWSNDGVDVSLKDGLFFRLCSDGKYLEDDLDEVCDSEVTDTNFECTNSFSGFVSASPNGATSRDKTPSPQASERPISIDDVKIYTTPRKLLRSLQSSYDFDSARNEERSIAKLNSSSSPSEESNELEESSEEMQSQLSDSKIEEAKYDNETIDAQSADDTTQILSNEDKSVLCTPEVEDASCKASSEGECKEQDICVTRSMGKSRKYKAVFSFLLSIVMIVLAIIAVLIRIESYDDYVGLVPT; encoded by the exons ATGGGGCGCAGCCTGAGCCCGCTGCTCCGTCAGGAGCTGGACAACCTCGACAAGGACGCCGACAGCCGCCGCAACGCCATGAAGGCGCTCAAGTCGTACGCCAAGCACCTGGACTCCAAGTCCATCCCGCATTTCCTCGCCGAGGTCTCCGACAACAAGGCGGCGCCGGGGCTGCCCTCCGGCGAGTTCACCATCTCGCTCTACGAGGTCCTCGCCAGGGTCCACGGCCGGAACATCGTGCCGCAGGTCGGCAACATCATGTCCACCATCATGTGCACGCTCTCCTCCAGCGGCGGCTCGTTCCCGCTGCACCAGGCGTGCTCCAAGGTGGTGCCGGCCATCGCCCGCTACGGCATCGACCCCTCGACGCCCGACGAGGAGAAGGCCGGCATCATCGCGTCCCTCTGCAAGCCGCTCTGCGGCGCGCTGATGGGGAACCAGGACGGCGCAGCGTCTGGCGCGGCGCTGTGCCTGAAGGCACTCGTTGAATCGAGCAATTGGAGGTTCGCGGCCAGCGAGACGGTTAACGAGGTTTGCCTGAAGGTTGCCGGAGCTATGCATGACAAGTCGACACAGTCCAATGCTCACATGGCCCTGGCAATGGCGCTGGTGAAGCACAATGGCCTGATTGCGGAGGCTTATGCGAGGTCTCTTGTGAGGTCTGCTCTGCAGATTCTTGATGGTGACACTGCAGAGAGCAGCTCCCAGAAGCGGCTTTCGGCGATCCAGATGATCAATTTCTTCATGAAGTTTGTTGATCCTAGGAGCATATCCTCTGAGCTTAGCAAGGTGGTTGATATCATGGAGCAATGCCAGAATGACCGAATGCCGTTTGTCAGAGGCGCTGCGTTTGAGGCATCGCAGACGGCGAAGAGCATTGCTGCACAGAAGGGATCGAGGCATGAGGTGAGCACGAGCCCGATGGTCGGCTCCAACTTccagaggagaagagagaagagcccATGCAGGAGCCTGTGGAATGCCAAAGGCATGGCAGCCTCTCCAGTTCAGTTCCAATCACCCGAATCACATGTTGTAGATTCATCCATCATGTGTGAAAGCACAATCACCGAATCGCCGGTCTCGATTGGGCAGTCCTCTTGCAATTTCGATCAGAACCGGCGCACCAACAGGAGATTGTGGAGCAATGATGGTGTTGATGTTTCTCTGAAGGATGGCCTCTTCTTCAGACTTTGCTCGGATGGGAAGTACCTTGAGGATGATTTGGATGAAGTCTGTGACAGTGAAGTAACTGATACCAATTTTGAGTGCACAAACTCATTCAGTGGATTTGTGTCAGCTAGCCCCAATGGTGCTACATCAAGAGACAAGACACCAAGCCCTCAG GCTTCTGAAAGGCCAATAAGCATTGATGACGTGAAGATATACACAACGCCAAGGAAGCTTCTCAGATCACTCCAGAGCTCATATGACTTTGACTCTGCTCGCAATGAGGAACGATCCATTGCCAAGCTGAACAGCTCATCATCACCAAGTGAGGAAAGTAATGAACTAGAGGAATCATCTGAAGAGATGCAGTCTCAGCTTTCTGACAGCAAGATTGAGGAGGCAAAATATGATAACGAGACCATAGACGCACAGAGTGCTGATGATACGACTCAAATTCTCTCCAACGAAGATAAATCAGTACTCTGCACTCCAGAAGTTGAGGACGCATCCTGCAAGGCATCCTCTGAAGGTGAGTGCAAAGAGCAAGATATCTGTGTCACAAGAAGCATGGGAAAGTCCAGGAAGTACAAGGCAGTATTCAGTTTTCTTTTGAGCATAGTCATGATCGTTCTAGCAATAATCGCCGTGTTAATTCGGATAGAAAGTTATGATGATTATGTCGGCCTTGTGCCTACTTGA
- the LOC127755586 gene encoding LOW QUALITY PROTEIN: uncharacterized protein LOC127755586 (The sequence of the model RefSeq protein was modified relative to this genomic sequence to represent the inferred CDS: deleted 1 base in 1 codon), with product MLTLVVMIPESYVLYLYIQSIWVKFASFRPASTIIWLKEFQKFDDNSSAINVGNGVNKQLTDMIMQWRRPGQKLVVGKPEYKSTIETFLGIPCLHDEVVMEVMWGMQRFMSNFVPAEESKLPKEDSLPMSQGLLMFLSRYGFDVKPEMVNEDIVRAAATLFHCDIIEKKCCRALLDVGHYLKRESGIDYENWDTLKLATAFKIICSRKIGGSDEMFSDDVQSKLLDADADKYKDLVYARDCLRLYENLVAAYNVRAVKKDELALLVKRANADEAEQARSITTII from the exons ATGCTCACTCTTGTCGTTATGATACCTGAGTCCTATGTATTATACTTGTATATCCAGAGTATTTGGGTGAAGTTTGCTTCTTTCAGGCCGGCAAGTACT ATTATCTGGCTGAAGGAATTTCAGAAATTCGATGACAATTCCAGTGCCATTAACGTTGGTAACGGTGTTAACAAGCAGCTTACTGACATGATCATGCAGTGGCGTCGCCCTGGGCAGAAATTGGTTGTTGGAAAGCCGGAATACAAATCAACCATCGAAACATTCTTG GGAATACCCTGCCTGCATGATGAAGTTGTGATGGAGGTAATGTGGGGCATGCAGCGTTTCATGAGCAATTTTGTGCCCGCTGAAGAATCCAAGCTGCCTAAAGAGGACAGCCTCCCTATGAGTCAAGGACTGCTGATGTTTCTAAGTCGCTATGGCTTTGATGTCAAACCAGAGATG GTCAACGAGGATATTGTTAGGGCTGCAGCTACCTTGTTTCATTGTGATATTATTGAGAAGAAATGTTGTAGGGCATTGCTTGATGTTGGTCACTACCTCAAGCGTGAGTCTGGCATCGACTATGAGAATTGGGACACTTTAAAACTCGCGACAGCTTTTAAAATCATATGCAGCCGTAAAATTGGCGGTTCTGATGAG ATGTTTTCAGACGACGTGCAATCAAAGTTGCTGGATGCA GATGCAGATAAATACAAAGATCTTGTATATGCACGAGATTGCCTTAGACTCTATGAAAACCTCGTGGCTGCCTATAATGTCAGGGCTGTTAAAAAGGATGAATTGGCCTTGTTGGTTAAGAGAGCTAATGCAGATGAAGCCGAACAAGCGAGGTCTATCACTACAATAATTTAG